One genomic segment of Actinomycetota bacterium includes these proteins:
- a CDS encoding protein kinase gives MSADAMTGKWIGPYKVLGLIGRGGMGVVYRAASANGRIVALKVMAPELARDDEFRDRFIRESQVDLDHPNVIEVFDAGLAEETLYLTMHLVGGPDLKSVISREGRLLPSRVVSIMKQACSALDAAHENAIVHRDIKPQNFLLEPAGGDERLYLTDFGLMKTVTSQSSLTASAHLMGTAQYMSPEQIRNRPIDGRSDIYSLGCVLFECLTGTAPYGAREEVAVLFSHVNDPPPKVSQKVPVLPDALDDIVAKAMAKDPAERYLAAGDLAADLEETLQGGRSGKLVWGDLEIRAASRAGGRDKPIGKEPVAAASRSRAGASGWVIAAVSLIVLVMVLTRGDPLTPAEGPAAALFEQESETEARLDVEEEEAEQGDRNRSTREPRPTSKTKDAKKPHERLVELDQPGSDQPHDGGAARSGERPVSHPRPGTYTYEQSGREALCPANEGCIDGADLRGPVQVRTGDVTSTSATDQVSSARVSERFSIASLVDYRPGAALLRETLMTFRTSQGGFEVRLRPDPAMELLRSPLEPNERWDGAWISAPTPGSYSVEVIDHDRSLISGRRIPTIKLKTIIRWKGDHPGSLEMTSWIDPDTRVTVESVVRMRARTGHEDFSYETTYHHVLMSGPGYSR, from the coding sequence ATGTCTGCGGACGCCATGACCGGCAAGTGGATCGGCCCCTACAAGGTTCTCGGGCTGATCGGGCGTGGGGGGATGGGCGTCGTCTATCGAGCTGCCTCCGCGAACGGCCGGATCGTCGCGCTCAAGGTGATGGCACCTGAGCTTGCGCGGGATGACGAGTTCAGAGACCGATTCATCCGCGAGTCACAGGTCGATCTCGACCATCCCAACGTGATCGAGGTGTTCGATGCAGGACTGGCGGAGGAGACGCTCTACCTGACGATGCACCTGGTCGGGGGGCCGGACCTGAAGAGCGTTATCTCGCGAGAGGGGCGTCTACTCCCGTCGCGCGTTGTCTCGATCATGAAACAAGCCTGCTCCGCTCTCGACGCAGCTCACGAGAATGCGATCGTCCATCGGGACATCAAGCCACAGAACTTCCTGCTCGAACCGGCTGGAGGGGACGAACGTCTCTACCTGACGGACTTCGGGCTCATGAAGACCGTGACGTCCCAAAGCAGCCTCACCGCCAGCGCGCACCTGATGGGCACGGCACAGTACATGTCACCGGAGCAGATCAGGAACAGGCCGATCGATGGCCGCTCCGACATCTACTCGCTCGGCTGCGTCCTCTTTGAGTGCCTGACGGGAACGGCTCCGTACGGCGCACGCGAGGAGGTGGCGGTGCTGTTCAGCCACGTCAACGACCCGCCGCCGAAGGTGTCCCAGAAGGTCCCGGTGCTCCCGGATGCGCTAGACGACATCGTCGCGAAGGCTATGGCCAAAGACCCCGCCGAGCGGTACCTAGCTGCGGGGGACCTCGCAGCGGATCTGGAAGAAACGCTTCAGGGAGGACGCAGCGGCAAGCTCGTTTGGGGTGACCTCGAGATCCGAGCCGCGAGCCGCGCCGGCGGGCGCGACAAGCCCATAGGGAAGGAACCCGTCGCAGCCGCGAGTCGGTCGCGCGCGGGAGCGAGTGGTTGGGTGATCGCCGCAGTGAGCCTGATCGTCTTGGTCATGGTGCTGACACGGGGCGACCCGCTGACTCCCGCAGAAGGGCCCGCCGCGGCGCTCTTCGAGCAGGAGTCGGAGACCGAAGCCCGACTCGACGTGGAAGAGGAGGAAGCCGAGCAAGGCGACAGGAACCGGTCCACGCGCGAACCCAGGCCCACCTCAAAAACGAAAGATGCGAAGAAGCCGCATGAACGGTTGGTGGAGCTGGACCAGCCCGGCTCCGACCAGCCCCACGATGGCGGCGCTGCTCGTTCGGGCGAGAGGCCAGTCTCCCATCCGCGGCCCGGTACTTACACCTATGAACAAAGCGGGCGCGAGGCACTATGCCCCGCGAACGAGGGGTGTATCGACGGGGCCGACCTGCGGGGGCCGGTCCAGGTGCGCACCGGCGACGTGACCTCGACGAGCGCAACCGATCAGGTCTCTAGCGCGCGCGTATCCGAGCGGTTCAGCATCGCGTCGTTGGTCGACTATCGACCGGGGGCCGCATTGCTCCGCGAGACACTGATGACGTTCCGCACGAGCCAGGGTGGATTCGAGGTGAGGCTCCGCCCCGATCCGGCGATGGAACTCTTGAGATCGCCGCTAGAGCCGAACGAGCGTTGGGACGGGGCCTGGATCAGCGCTCCTACCCCGGGCTCCTATTCGGTGGAGGTCATCGACCACGATCGCAGCCTCATCTCAGGTCGCCGGATCCCGACTATCAAGCTGAAGACGATCATCCGTTGGAAGGGAGACCATCCCGGAAGCCTGGAGATGACAAGCTGGATCGACCCGGACACGAGAGTGACGGTAGAGAGCGTTGTCCGCATGCGCGCCAGAACAGGTCACGAAGATTTCTCGTACGAGACCACGTACCACCACGTCCTAATGAGCGGCCCGGGCTACTCCCGCTGA